From the Blastocatellia bacterium genome, one window contains:
- a CDS encoding ASCH domain-containing protein, which produces MSKQLCNLVLAGKKTATASLQWVYENKPEDLPIPNGYSIITDFQRKPKCIIQTISIDIVTFNKVSEEFARKEGEGDLSLKYWRDVHWAYFSKECQEIGRQPRQGMPIICEEFKLVYKSLVN; this is translated from the coding sequence ATGAGCAAACAACTGTGTAACCTTGTATTAGCAGGTAAGAAAACAGCAACAGCAAGTTTACAATGGGTTTATGAAAATAAACCCGAAGACTTACCAATACCAAATGGATATAGCATTATTACGGATTTTCAAAGAAAGCCTAAATGTATAATTCAGACTATTAGTATTGATATAGTTACATTTAATAAGGTTAGCGAAGAATTTGCTAGGAAAGAAGGGGAAGGTGATTTGAGTTTGAAATATTGGAGAGATGTTCACTGGGCATATTTTTCTAAAGAATGCCAAGAAATAGGAAGACAACCTAGACAAGGTATGCCTATCATTTGTGAGGAGTTTAAGCTAGTTTATAAATCTCTTGTAAACTAA
- a CDS encoding HAD hydrolase-like protein encodes MKYKLVIFDFDGTLADSFPFFLSTINDLANEYNFKKVNMEEIETLRGYDAMQLMNHLGLPLWKVPFVGNSFKKKMAENIDQIPLFSGVENMLQVLSNKGVILSLITSNSYSNVSKILSPNNMAFMVEPQCGSSLFGKRSKLKNILRKTKIDSSQAIYIGDELKDLQASSAENIAFGAVSWGYTRIDTLIKHSPTEMFYCIDEIIRKIVQ; translated from the coding sequence ATGAAATACAAACTTGTAATATTTGATTTTGATGGAACTTTAGCAGATTCATTTCCTTTTTTTCTAAGTACCATAAATGATTTAGCAAATGAATATAATTTCAAAAAAGTGAACATGGAAGAGATAGAAACTTTACGAGGTTATGATGCAATGCAACTTATGAATCATTTAGGTTTACCATTGTGGAAAGTGCCATTTGTAGGAAACAGCTTTAAGAAAAAAATGGCTGAAAATATTGACCAAATTCCGTTATTTTCTGGTGTAGAAAATATGTTGCAGGTTTTGTCTAATAAAGGAGTTATATTAAGTCTTATAACTAGTAATTCTTACAGCAATGTGAGCAAAATCTTAAGCCCTAATAATATGGCTTTTATGGTTGAACCTCAATGCGGTAGTTCTTTGTTTGGAAAACGCTCTAAATTAAAGAATATTTTACGAAAAACTAAGATTGATTCTAGCCAAGCTATTTACATTGGCGATGAACTCAAAGATTTACAAGCTTCTAGTGCTGAAAATATCGCTTTTGGTGCTGTATCCTGGGGATATACTAGAATCGACACACTTATAAAACATTCTCCAACAGAAATGTTTTATTGTATTGATGAGATTATTAGAAAAATTGTTCAATAG